The genome window GGGCTGGAGGTGTTTGTGCTCTCGCAAGAGAACGGACGGAAGGTCGACTTTTTCAATAAGCCGAATGTATTCAAGCTCTCGGCCCAGCTCGCGAAAGGGGGTAAACGATGAGTCTGAACCGCAGAGATTTTCTGAAGACAGGCGCGGGCGGAACGCTTTTGGCCATGAGCGGTAAATCCGCCGGAGCGGTTCCGAAACAGGCGGACCACCCCAATATTCTGATGATTGTCGTGGACCAGATGAACCTGGATGCTATCTCGGCATACCGGGAAATTCTCAGTGAGCCGGCGTACGGCTGCCACTGGCTGAATACGCCGAATTTGGACTGGCTAACCCGAAACGGAACGTCGTTCATCGAGTCGCACAGCGCCGACCCGATCTGCTGCCCGGCGCGCGCTTCTCTTTTCACCGGACGTATGTCCTGCGAGCACGGCGTGTTCTATAACAACATCGGCATCGACGAAAAAGTTCCAAACCTAGGACAGTGGCTCCAGAACGAAGCCGGATACAAAACGGTCTACTGCGGCAAGTGGCATGCGGGCGGCGCGTGGAACTGCCCGACCGTTTCCGGACCTCGGAAAATTCCCGGGTTCGACACGCTGCCGGTCGGCAGTCACGGCGTCGGGCGCACGCTGGACTACGAAGTGTCGATGGCCACCGAGGCCTTTGTCCGCAACTACAAAGGTTCGCGTCCGCTGTTCATGGTCGCCGGGCTGCTCAACCCGCACGACATTTGTTTTTGGCATCCGGTATCCGGCAAAGGGCTGGTTACGCTCGGTGAGGATTATTATCACCTGGGCGAGGCGTTGCCGACTCTGCCGCCCAATCAGGATTTTGAGTTTGATGAAACCGGGGTGACTGATCGCAATAAAATCGGCCCGAACCAGTGGGGCGACATGAAGTGGAAACAGTATATCTACGATTATC of Tichowtungia aerotolerans contains these proteins:
- a CDS encoding sulfatase family protein codes for the protein MSLNRRDFLKTGAGGTLLAMSGKSAGAVPKQADHPNILMIVVDQMNLDAISAYREILSEPAYGCHWLNTPNLDWLTRNGTSFIESHSADPICCPARASLFTGRMSCEHGVFYNNIGIDEKVPNLGQWLQNEAGYKTVYCGKWHAGGAWNCPTVSGPRKIPGFDTLPVGSHGVGRTLDYEVSMATEAFVRNYKGSRPLFMVAGLLNPHDICFWHPVSGKGLVTLGEDYYHLGEALPTLPPNQDFEFDETGVTDRNKIGPNQWGDMKWKQYIYDYLRQIEILDRDVGRMLDAVRARDDNTVVIFTSDHGDGAGRHRRCGKWQPYESSVKVPLIVCGPGVKADWVDQEHLVSGVDLVPTVCEFAGVAPPPNMRGRSLVPLLRGAAPQEWRDHVYYSFQHTGRCIRTKKYKYVMRYKFSGQVPKPPAASNVLDLPFVLKEGGAPARFVPGEGARFEKEPNEFLFDLENDPWETKNLAGDGQHADTLAAHRRLLKDWEQKLTIGTRFDRN